The genomic window atcgctggcaccgcggcatcatggctatatcgctggcaccgcgggtatcgctggcaccacggcatcatggctgtatcgctggcaccgcgggtatcgctggcaccgcggcatcatggctgtatcgctggcaccgcgggtatcgctggcaccgcggcattgtgACTGTATCGCGGGCACCGTAgcattgtggctgtatcgcgggcaccgcggcattgtggctgtatcgtgggcatcgtgggcatcatgactgtatcgctggcaccgcggtattgtggctgtatcgctggcactgcgggcatcgctggcaccgcggcatcatggctgtatcgcGGCCACCGCATGCACCGCGGGCATTGCGGCATCGAAGCTGTGTTGTGGCCACCGTGGgtatcgcgggcatcgcgggcatcgcgggcactGCAGTAGCGGTCGGGACGGCGTtcggtacggcggtcggcatggcggtcgtcgccctggatattgaacggcggtcggcatgGCGGTCGGCATGgtggtcggcacggcggttgGCACCCAGGATGTTGAACAGCGGTTCGGCACAGCGGTCGGCACCGCGGTCTGCGCCCTGGttattgaacggcggtcggcaccctGCATATTCAACGGCGGTTGGTTCGGCGGTTGGCACCTAGGATGTTGAACAGCGGTTCGGCACAGCGGTCGGCACGCAGGATATTGAacagcggtcggcacggcggtctACGCCATatcgaacggcggtcggtacggcggtcggtacggcggttGGCACGGCGGTCTACGCCCTGGttattgaacggcggtcggcacggcggtcggcacccaggatattgaacagcggttcagcacggcggtcggcacggcggttgGTACCCAGGATATTGAACAACGGTtcggtacggcggtcggcacggcggtctgCGCCCTGGATATCGAACTGCGGTCGGCATAGCGGGCATGGCGGTTCGGCACAGCGGTCGGCGCCCAGGATACTCAACAGCGGTTGCAGATATCGTAGTTATCCTGGCCATCGCAAGCACATCGTAGATATCGCAGGCATGCAGTATGCAGGCGTTGCTCGCCTGCGTAAGGTGTTTTAGCGGGCCCAACATACGCAACAGAGGAGATgcctaaaaaggaagtatcaAAACATCAACAAGCACTCGAAAACACCAGAAAATGGCTATTTGGGCCtttttttgcagtatctacagcttcaaattcgagggcgatggttgcccactgttgcccactgttggctactgttgttcaaattggggTGTGTTGCAGGCACCTGGACCCACTTTCGCCTGGTGTTTGGAAGCGACAACAGTCCAACAGCAATATTGAAGCATAGCTTCAATGACGTGGCCTTGCCATATCTCGAAGTTATGGTATAGTAGGCGCTATTGAGGGCAGTATCAACGTCATAGTAGTAGAGCGTTGTGGCTTAGTTAACTCGGCCCTTGGGCCGGCAGGCAGGGTATCGACGGGCATCCTAGGCAGCGTGTTTGGGCATCCTGGGCATTGACTAAACCCAGTCGGTGTAAGCGGGCAGGCGGGCCGAGCCATTGCTGTGCCGACGACCGGGCCGAGCCAGCTAAAGTCCGAGCCAGCGCCGGGGGGGGCAAGACGGCTGTGCCAGAGCCGGACCTGAGACGGCTGACGGCATCGTCGGAGGCTTCGGCGCGGCCGGTTGTCTCCCCGGCGTGGCCGGTAGGAAGGCTGCTGGCTGGCTTGGGCGGTGTCGGCTGTAGTGGGCTGCGGGTGACTCCGGCATCGGCATCGTTGCGGCATCGccaagcttcgcttcacaTTTACTGAGGCTCAGCACAGTCAAGGGTCTAGTGCTGTATTCGCAAGTGCTTGCATCTATCAAGTAACGTGGCGATTGACTGTTGGGCTTCACAAAAAACGAAGAATCACCGGGCAAGGTCTCGTACAAAAGTGCCATTTGGAATTGGAATTGTCCAGACTTTCTAAATACAAGCCGAATGGACCCCGGAACTTGCTGCTCTGCATGTCCGACTACCCCGCTTTTACGTTCCAATTATCCGCTGCTTGTCTGGTCACTTCGTTGGAAACTGGACCGAGTTGGACTAGAAGTTCTGTAAAAGAGTAAGCATAGGAAAGAAGCCGGCAAGGTGACGTGAACAAGATGAACTACGACGGTGCGGACGGGTTGGAGTTCGGAAATGGGAACACCAGGCTCGACCCATCAGTGCTTGCAGGTAAATAAGATGCTCAAACTAGAGTTTGTTTAGGGCCTCCCGACTGACCCCGGATTTCAGAGCTCCCCCTGGGTTGCAAGATCCTCTCGACCGCAGCCCATGGCGTGAGCTTCTGGGCGAGACCGGCCCGTATCAATGTCGAACTAGCCGACGGAACACCTCGGTCATACTTCATCAAGGTCCTCTCGAGGGAGACCGGCAGGGAGATGGTGCGCTCCGAGTTCGAATCCATGAGGGCCATCTACAACGTCGCCCCCGACTTCGTTCCCCGGCCAATTGCCTGGGGAACCTACCAGTCCATCCCCGAAACTCACTTCTTCCTGAGCGAATTCCGAGACTTTGTTGACGAAATGCCGGACCCGGAGGACTTTGCCCGCCGGCTTGCCAGACTCCACCAGCATAGCAAGTCACCCAACGGCAAGTTCGGATTCCACATTACCACCTTCGCCGGGAACCTGCCCCAGACGGTTGAATGGGAGAGTAGCTGGGAGACATTCTTTGCGAAGAGCCTTCGGCATGCGCTCGAGCTAGAGATCAAGGCTAAGGGCCCAGATCCGGATCTTGACGCTCTGCTCCCTATCCTCTTTGACAGAGTCATCCCTCGCCTCCTTCGCCCGCTTGAGACCGACGGGCGGTCGGTCAAGCCTTCGCTTGTGCACGGCGACTTGTGGTACGCTAACTCGGGACTGGACTTGGAAACGGGCGACAGCATCGTCTTCGATGCGTGCTGCTTCTATGCTCACAACGAGTGTATGAATGCCACGTCCCCTCTCTCATCCGGTGCGGAACAGCGTGAACGCTTACGAATAAATGCTGCCAAGATGAGTTTGGTCAATGGAGACCAGCATGCAACAGGTTCGACGAGAGTTACTTGACCGCTTACCACAAGCTCGTTCCCAAGTCAGACCCTGTAGAAGACTATGACGGCCGACTTGACCTGTACAAACTGTAGGCATGACCATCTGGTGGCAAAAGCACCCTAGCCACAAAACCAGGCTAATCCGCCATGGATCATAAGGAGATTCAACACCCACGTCTCTGCGCTCTTCGTTGACAACATGGTCCTGCGAGAACAGTACGGTTGAATCCATATACCTTTTCCTTTTCGCTGCATGTCTAGTTGCTAATGCGAACGTCAAGGATGCTGGGCGACATTCGAGACTTGGTTCGACGATATGGTCAGGAGGATGGGCCATATTCTGCAGCACCGGACCGCAAAATGAAGACTCCAAGTGGTGTGAGGTCCGCCTTGTGATGCTGCTTTGCGGAGAACCTCCTTTGTAGGGCCATCCGCCCACCTATTCCTCGTGCCAGTGGTCTTCCGACACTTCCACCAATTCCACTTCCTCTACTACATAACACAACATACAACGCAatccatcaccaccatcatctGCGTCCTGCATTCTCCATCCTGCAAGTGGCCAATTAACCACAGTTGGGAATGCAAGATGATCATGGAGGAAAcaaaaggagaagaagaagaagaagaagaagaagaagaagaagaagaagaagaagaagaagaagaagaagaagaagaagaagaagaagaagaagaagaagaagaagaagaaggaagttCAGAGTATTGTGCGAAAAAATGATTTAAAAATCAAACTTCAATCTGACAGATAGAGAGGAACGAGCAACACCAATGTCCCCAAAGGGTTGTCTCTTCCAACTCGGTCCATGCCCGCTTTATTCATCATGGCTTCACTGAGCCACGGTCTGCGTGGCTGTGCCAAAAGGACGCGAAGGTGGAACTGAGGGCGGAGTGTTCTTCAAAGTCACCGGGATTGCCGAAGAGTCGGCGGTGTCGTTCCAGTTCAGAGTCCAGACACCTGCGGTGGAAGTCGGGACAACGGAGAAAGGGCTGGCATAAGCACCGTTGACGCGGATCATCAAGACGTTGCCATACATAAACCAGCCGGAGGTGATGCCACTTGAGGTGCCGTTGGAGTAAAACAGCTGAGCTCCTGCTGTTGTGGGGACGGCAAGCGCGGCACCGTCGCTGGGAAGGCCGCCGGACGTATCATTCACCGTCGAGTTGGGAAAGGCAGTGAGCGATCCGTCAGAGAGCGTGACTAGTTGATATCTCTCGGTCAGTATTGTCttctcctgctgctgctgctgcggagTGGGAAATCACTGTCTTACAGTACACACTCTGACCGGTTCCGCCTGTGGTGCCGTTCTCGGCTCGGAAAGGTAGTCCAACATATGCGAGGTCTGGAGGCGAAAGAGTATTATTCATGTCAGTCTTCCATCATACCAGGGATGTTGGCATGCTTTTGAGGGATCTGACAATTCACATTGAAGACTGGAAACCCTCCAATGCCTTGACCATACGCGAATAGTTCAAACTTGCTGCTCGTTGCACGAGCCCGCACCGGAGCAGTGGTAACAAGGGCCAAAACGGCCGTCAGTGCAGTGGAAGTGGTGAAGTGGACCATCGTGAAGGAGTTGTTTTGGAGCGAAATGAAGCAAATAATCCTCTGATGATTAGGCGGAGCAACAGCGCAAGGCGTATAGGAGTGAACAGAGCCCGATGTGATGCCCGAAGAGGCAGGAGAGGACTCGACGAAGATAAATAAAGGGCAAACGAGCGACTAGGGGCAGCGGAGCAATCACCTGCGGTTATATGACCCATACCCGAATCGACCCTTAGTCTACATTTACAAATCATGATTTCTTACGCAACTGTCAGGGACGACACAGCCACCGGACTACACTACCGCAGTACGCGGCCAAACCAAGTGCCGCGTTGCGTGGAGGAAGGGAACACAACCCACATCCCGCACGTTTCATGGGGCCTGGCCAGCGTAGAGAGAAACAACCTCAACCCACATCCCGGTTCGTGCATTGGCCCCTGTTTGCCATGACCATCGCGAGTTCAAGAGTACGTGAACACGGAGATAAGATGTATGTCTTCATCATGCTCGCAGCGCATAGACTCTACACTATGCATTGCGATGTCCTTGCGTGGCTTTGCCGAAGTTGTCCGGCGGCAGGCATACCAATAGTTCGCTGCTGGTACACGTAAGTGTCTTACGCTCGAGACAAGGTTTAGAGGGCTAGGGGGGCGAGTGAGCAAGCAGGGATAGCATATCGCTTTCGGCATAAAGTACGGGATCTACGGCTCAGCCCGCTCAGCAACCCTGTCTATGTGTATGGTGGAGATCGGGGCAACAACTCTCTTGGGTTGCTCACGAGGTCAGTGCTCCTCCACGTGGGAGTCAAAGTATGTCTCCGTCTGCACGCCCGGACTATCGAAATGCAGGGGGATTCAAGGGCGGGAACGCGAAAGAAGTCTCGTAAGCTCTGAGTTATACGAGAGACACGGGAAGAGACACGGATAGAACCCCCCAAGATGACGCGGCAACAAGGTATATGCATCCTGATGGCAAGCCAAGCAAAAGCAATACCCCGCTCTGGGGGCTAACTCAGGGGAACGCATACAGGAACGTGGCGGTGTCTTCAACGCTCTGTGGTCTGTGATCTGAGCTGGGAATAGGGGTTGCGTGTGCACGCGGCAGAGAAGCGTGCCGTTTCCGACGCAGTCCGGCGAAAGGTGTTCGCCTTTGCGAAGGAGGCCAGCCCGTGGTGGACAGAGTAACATTCTTGGAGGACAGGGGCCCGTGTGAGCCCACAATTGAGTATAATAAACACGTACGGACGCCGACTAGAGGGATTAGATTTCCTGCGGATCACATCATTTCCATCGCCTGTGGTCCTGGTCTCTCATTAGTTGAACCCAACTTCACAGTCGCTTCTGCCGTTCCATTCCTTTCTGCCAACATGGCCAAGGCTCGTGTCTTGGTAGGGTTGCTGGCTGCCACCATTGCGAGGGCGTCTCCTTTCGACTCCGACGCCGTCAACCTGCACCCacgcgccgcctgctctgGTAACACAGCTACGACCCGCTCTGAGTGGTGTGACTATGACATCTCGACGGACTACTACAATGATGGCCCGACAACTGGCGTCACCAGGGAGTATTGGTGGGAAATCACCGAGTTCACTGCTGCGCCAGATGGAGTTGAGCGATCCGTCATGGCCATCAACGGCAGCATCCCAGGCCCTACCCTCTTCGCAGACTGGGGAGATACCGTTGTCGTTCACGTCACTAACTCTGTTCCCGGCAACGGGACGAGCATCCACTTCCACGGCATCCGCCAAAACTACACCAACCCGAACGACGGAGTCAGCAGCATCACGCAGTGTCCAGTTCCCCCTGGATCGTCCATCACGTACACCTGGAAAGCCACCCAATACGGCACTACCTGGTACCATTCCCATTACGGCCTGCAGGTGTACAACGGTGTCTTTGGCGGCATCGTGATCAACGGCCCTGCCTCTGCCAATTACGACGAAGACCTCGGCGTGCTCTTCCTCAGCGACTGGACCCATGAGTCTGCGGACAACCTGTTCACTGAAGCCCAGCTGACAGGGCCACCAACTCAGGATAATGGCCTGATCAACGGCACGAACATCTACGTTGACGGCGACACGACCGTGGGCTCTCGTTTCACGTTGTCGTTCACCGCGGGGACATCGTACCGCCTGCGCCTCATCAACGGTGCCATGGATACTTTCTTCAAGTTTTCCATTGATAATCACACCATGGAAGTCATTGCGAACGACTTGGTTCCCATCCAGCCGTTTAACACGACCGTCCTCAGCATTGGCATTGGTTCGTATTACAACAGGCCGCCTCCTTGACAGTTAGCCACCGGGTTCTAATAACCAGAGCGCTCAATTAGGCCAGAGGTATGATGTTATCATCCGCGCAGACCAGGCCGACGTCGCAGACAACTTCTGGATGCGCGCCGTCCCCCAGACCTCCTGCTCTTCCACCAACACTATGGAGGATGATATCCGCGGCATCGTCTACTACGGCACCAGCCCGTCGACGCCTGACACCACGGGCTACAACCCGACCGACAGCTGCGACGACATGTCCAGCACCGATCTGGTCCCCTACGTGTCCAAGACGGTGGCATCGACCGCCGCGTGGACCGAGGACGAGCCGGTGACGatcggcgcggcgccgaccaaCGCCAACTACCTGTGGTGGTACGTGAACGGCAGCACGCTGGACATGTCGTGGTCGAACCCGACGCTGCTGCAGGTGTACGACAACGTGACCGCGTTCAACTCGTCGGCCAACGTGGTGCTCGtgcccgaggcggacgagTGGGTGTACGTCGTCATCAGcaccgcgctcggcgtcgcccacCCGATCCACCTGCACGGCCACGACTTCTTCGTGCTCGCGCAGGGCACGGGCACCttcgacagcagcagcgtggCCCTCAACCTCGACAACCCCGTCCGCCGCGACGTGGCCATGCTGGCTGCTCAGGGGTACCTGGTGATCGCGTTCCAGACGGACAATCCGGGCGCGTGGCTGATGCATTGCCACATCGGATGGCACACGGACGAGGGGCTGGCCATCCAGTTTGTCGAGAGGCAGAGCGAGGCGAGGGAGCTGATCGACTTCCAGACCTTGAGCGAGACGTGTGCTGCCTGGGAGACGTGGCAGGCGAGTTCTGGCCTGAAGCAGGAGGATGATGGCATCTGAAGGACAGCGGGCATCTCGGGATCGAGCATTTTCTCCGAGTGTACAGAATATAGTCACAGTACGCTACTGTCGATTAGTTTTCTTTGGAATGATCAATCTGGACTCCGTCTTTACCGCCTCGCTTATATGGAAAGCCAGAAACAGTATCGAAATGAGACGGGGCGCTTCTCGCGAGGTGAATACCTCACTTAGTCCAATTCGTCCTCAACCACATCTTCTCCGCATTCAAATTAGTGCTCGCCCTGGCGACCCGGACTGGGCGCTCTTATACTCGCACCAAATTACCGCGGCGCTGATTGCTGACTTGCGATGTTGTGTCTAGCCTCGTGGAACATGGTCAGGCTGTGTCATTCCTAGAGAGATGTATGGCAGGACATGGATCAAAGGCaaggcgccgcagccggccgaAATTGGGGGAAATGCCGCGATAGACGGAGCATCGCATAGGCGCCTCGCCAGGTCCCTGTGCTGTCCCGCCTTCCCCGAGTGGATGTAGCCCGGCAGAATGGTGATCAAGCAAGGAGAGAGAGGTAAGTACCCTGCAATTGTTGAGTTCTTGTCCTCGTCTTCTGCTTCTCCCTACCCCTGAGAGCCGCTGCTAGCCCTACGGCACCTCCAAACGCGATGAACACAATCAGCAACaccacggcgacgccgagctggtTCCCAGCGGGGATGGAGCCCGCGACCGGCTGGTCATGCTGCCGCGCCTCGTGCCCGCCATGCAGCTGCTGAGCGCCTCCCGGCCGGGCCCGCCTGCCCCAGACCAAGGCGGTCGTGTCGGAGGTACGGGGGCCGACTCCCTCTCCCACAGCCGGGAGAAACGCCGCGATGTCGAAGTGCTACCCGGCGTCAAGTTGGCCACCATGTCGCCCAGCCGCCTGGTGCGGTGCGTGCTGTTGATCGGTTTCCTTCTCACCCTCGGTCTACGCCTCTGGGCACAGAAAAGAGCTGTAGGTGCTCATACAACAGACCGTTCGACTTTGGGTGCTGAATAGGGACGGAGTTCTGCAAAACATCCCAAGAAGCTTTCCAACGCCGGGTTCTCCAACCATCATTTCCACCTGTTTAAAGGTACTTTGGCTTCCCGTTCTGAACATCGATCGCAATTGCGATGCTAGCTAAAAACATTGACCGTGTAACTGTAAGAGTCCGATCTCTTAAGCAGGATCTCTTAAGCAGCTTCATGGTCTTCCACCCCATCGCAAACAATCACACTGGTGGGACTGTGAGACGATATCCATTACTTCAAAGACGGCATCGCACTGCCTCCAAGACCTCGCAGCCATGACATTGAACGCCTTGGCGGCCGGCTTCGCCTCGGCAGCCGCCAGGAACCCAGGGCACGCCGACGCGTCGGCCTGGCCTTGCGCGgcccccgtcgccgcctcccgcgcGGATTCGTACGAgcctgctgttgctgccaCGCTGGACGTGTCGGCCTGGCCTTGCGAGGACCCCTCCGCTCCGAGCTGGCGGTGCCtagggtggtggtggcgccgccgccggtacCCGCTGCGGCTTTGGGACGAGCCAGCGGTGAAGAACTCGTCGTCCCCGTTCCGGGGCATGGTGTGGTTGGCCATGATGATGGGTGTTTTGGGTAGGGCTGTTGATGGTGTTgctgttgtcgtcgtcgttgggcTCACGCGGCTGCGTTTGCGTAGCACGATGTAGTAGCCGTCGTTGGGGATGTGGAAGTTCTCGGAGGGCGATGGGGGCGGGCTGACTAGGAGCCAGGAACCGAGggcacgccgccgagccgTCGTCTCAAGACCTGCTGAATGCCTTCAACGTCGAATGGTCCTCACAGGATCTCATGAGCCCCCAGCAGCTTGGCATCATCCATGACGTCCTCGCGGCCAAGGCGGATAACCTacgggcggcgacggtcgCGGACAATGCCAACAAGACCAAGAACCTACGCCGTCCTCCCAAGCTACCGTGTCATCTCCGTCGCTGTCCCGCGCCAGCACTACCCACTCGATTTCTCAGGCCATGAATGACATGGGTGTTGCTGGAGACCCGCCCGGACCCAAGAAGCAACGCCGCGGTGCTTCAGGTCACACCGTGGTAATCGCCCCATACCGGCCGAACCTCACCCGCCTAGAGAGCGccctcgcggccgccggcgacgaggtcaCGGTCAACACCACCGACTCGTTCCACGGCTGCGAGGGTTTTGTCGCCGCACCGCCTctgcgtcgccgccaccacgcATGTCGGTGCCCTCTGTGGTTTGCCGAGGGGGAGGCcagagggggggggggaggcCAAGGGGGGAAGGccaagggggagggggcgaAGAGTTGCTTGGGAAGTTGAAACCACTTATGACAGTTCGGGCGAACATACCAGTTGGAACAGAAGCATCGGTTGAGGTAGAATTGTTAGTGAGCACAGAAATACCAGCCAACTGGAATTTAATGATATTGCACAGTTAATAGCTGTTTCCACATTACATAGAACTCAAGAACGTCAAAGGGAGCAGTGGAAAAGTATACAGTACTGTTCATAGCAGCGTTGGAAGAAGTTGGGGCTTCTTGGCACCATCCGACAGTTAACTCTCTCAGAACTGAAGCTGTCAAGCACGATGATGCGCCGTCCAAGCCGCAGAAGCCCAGGACGAAGCTGTGAAACGAGACCGAGTGAGCACCCCGCCGCACAGCCGGCTCTCTCCCCAGCAATCAGTCAGTGTCAGAGTGAAGCCCGTCATCTGCCGGGAGTTGCTGGGAGTTGCTGGGCGAAGCCTTGTGCTGGACTCGGATCAATCTCACGCCGACGTCGGGAAGCCGCTGGTGACCGTCTCGAAACCGCCATAGGAAACGATTCCTGCAGCCCACAAAGGATGTTGAGAACTGCTAACCTTATCTTTGAAATGTAAAATAAGGAAGGTAAGCAAATAGGTTGCACGAACTTTCCCGTCTAAGCAGCCACAGCGACAACGCAGAGCATCAGCGTGGAGGCTTACAGGACGGGGCGGGCTTCTGACGTGCACCGGGCTCGCCGTTCAAGGCCTCGCACTCATTACGCCCAAGCTCTCAAACGTGGCAAGCGTGGCCTGCTCCAATCATGGAGCGTCTGCTGGCTTCGACTGCTGGCTTCGCAAGCCGCAGGACGCCCGCTACCGCGAGCGCCTCACAATGAGCACGTCCAGTCCATGGCCCAGCTCCTGCGCGTGAGGCCGGTCCGATCGCTGCAGGGCCGTGCGCTTCAAGCGCCGCAAGCGGTGAACCTGGAGGGAGGAAAAGCAAGGCTAGCTGAGCATGCCGTCACTGCGCCGAATAAAATCCAAGGCGCAGCCTTATTTTCGTCCCAGCATAGCTTCGCCTTATCTTCCCCGTTGTTGTGCCCGCATCAACCCAGGGCTCATTGAGGGGCTGGCGGGATGTCCATTTTAGGCAGCAGCTGTGTGGAATTTTGGCGTCTTGGAGAAGAGATGTAAATCGTCTGTTTTTCATTCCTTGTCCGTTGTCTGAAGCAGCATGAGGTGGGCGGTTGAAGCCGCCTGATAATCATCAGATGCACACCTTCCACTAAAAGTTAGCAGCTTGCAGCAGAAGTGGAGCCTCTCAAGCGAACGCTTGTCACCGGAAGGCGGGGGATGTTTAGCGCAGCCTTGGAAAGGCCCCTCCATGGTGGGGTTGGTTGTGGTCGAGGGgaactttttttttctcgtTCACATGGATTTCATGCCCGCCAATCCCTTAGCTTTCCCACCGAAATTTATAGAAGAAATCTCCTCTGTGTGATTTTCTCGTACCATCGCTCAGTCCAACCGATCCCACATCCTTGCGTCCCTTGTGGTGAGACAGATCCGCGAACACCAGCCCACGGCCTGCCGCTGTGAAACCCACCCAAGCCACCAGTCGAGATGGTCGAGAAAATCTACGTCACGTACAACGATGTAAGTCGCTACCAGGCGGCCGGGTAAAGTGCGCACCCGGACGGAAAAGCACGGTCGACTGACCCCGCCGCGCAATCAACAACACAGGTGCACAAGCTGTGccaggaggcggcgccgcggatcctggccgagttcaagccgcagctgctgatcgccatcggcggcggcgggtacGTGCCGGCGCGGATCCTGCGCTCGTTCCTCAAGCAGCCGGGCAGCCCCAACATCCCGATCCAGGCCATCGGCCTGTCGCTGTACGAGCAGCTGTCGGACGGGCCCGACGCCCAGGTCGAGGCGCCGGGGACCAAGGTGACGCGCACGCAGTGGCTCGACCTGAGCGCCCTGGGCGAGATGGAGAACCTGGTGGGCAAGCGCGTGCTgatcgtcgacgaggtcgacgacaCCCGCACCACGCTCGAGTACGCCGTCAAGGAGCTGCAGAAGGAcgtcgaggaggcgcgcgcgcgcctggGCAGCGATCGCAAGACCGAGTTCGCCATCTTTGTGCTTCACGTGCGTTTTCCACCCCctctttcttcctttatTTTCCTCTCTTTTAGTCAGCCCCTATTAGACACGATGGACTGACGTGCGACGGGGCTCGGCTGCAGAACAAGGACAAGCAAAAGAAGGGCGTCCTTCCCGAGAGCATCACGAACGGCCGGTATCTGGCCGCCCGGACGGTGGGCGACGAGTGGATCTGCTATCCGTGGGAGGCGACGGACATCGACGAGCACGACCGGCTagcggccgaggccaaggccaagaCCCAGAATGGGCTATGAGCGTGTGCCCAGCAGAAAAAAAGAAGCCGGAGAGCGGCGAAACAGCGTCATCCGGCGTACATGACGTGTACAGGAAGCGGTTAACGGGGGAGATGACCGGCGCCAGCCAATATCCGATAGTAGAGATACGGTTTGGCTTGCCTGGTTCCTTCCCACTAAATGAGTCGGGCACGGGCCGgggcgctgtcggcggcgtccagcATTGCGTATGGAGTTATAGGGCGGGAAACATGTTGTGGCTGTCCATTGGCAGCTGTAGAGTGGTTGGTTGGGGTATTCGGGATAGACAGGAGGCGCAGCTCACGCCGAGGAAGATGAATGCTTAATCGCCCTGCCGAGTGAGATGATGGTTCATTATGTACCCGAAGTCTGCAGGTCTATAAAGCAGACAGAAAAGACGGGAGTATGGTACATTACTGTACACTCTACCAACTCACGGTCCCCTCCCGCCGGTGCTTCTCTTTTAGCCTCTTCTCGTGCTTTATGAACTCCCTGATCTCCACCGGCAGGTTTTTGTACAGCTCCTCGTCCCAGAAATCTTTTGTTGCAAACCTCTTGTCGGCATCTGTCCACGGCCCAGAAACCCCGGAACGCTCCCAATTCCCCACCGAGCCGCCCCCATCCTCATCCATACTCGCCGCGCCCCGATCCACCGCCTCGTCGTGCACGCCCAGATCCATCGCCCTGCCGCACTCCTCCATGCTGTCCTCGGTggcgccgaccgcctcgccggcctccgccgcgcgcagcctgcgctccgcctcggcgctccgGGCCGCCCAGTCCTCCATCTCCTCGCGGTAGCGGTCCCACACGCAGTTGACGCAGCCGCTCATGCAGCAGTTGTCGGGTTcctccggccgcggcggcaccagcacGCCCGCGACcaggcggctgcggcggcggatgtcggccagccgctcggcgcgctcggccgggCCGGCTAGGCGGGACCCGATGATGATGCGGGCGCGGGCCTGTACGTCGTTAGACGGCGCTTCTTCTTGGGGAGTTTTTTGTTCGCGTTCTGGTTGGGATCGGCTCTCAGACGGGGCGGATGCGGATGCTGGCTGGTTGGAAGGTGTTTGTGGAGGTAGGGCGGGACC from Thermothielavioides terrestris NRRL 8126 chromosome 1, complete sequence includes these protein-coding regions:
- a CDS encoding multicopper oxidase-like protein (Extracellular Laccase - like protein Similar to F. oxysporum Lcc4; Extracellular Laccase - like protein Similar to F. oxysporum Lcc4), with translation MAKARVLVGLLAATIARASPFDSDAVNLHPRAACSGNTATTRSEWCDYDISTDYYNDGPTTGVTREYWWEITEFTAAPDGVERSVMAINGSIPGPTLFADWGDTVVVHVTNSVPGNGTSIHFHGIRQNYTNPNDGVSSITQCPVPPGSSITYTWKATQYGTTWYHSHYGLQVYNGVFGGIVINGPASANYDEDLGVLFLSDWTHESADNLFTEAQLTGPPTQDNGLINGTNIYVDGDTTVGSRFTLSFTAGTSYRLRLINGAMDTFFKFSIDNHTMEVIANDLVPIQPFNTTVLSIGIGQRYDVIIRADQADVADNFWMRAVPQTSCSSTNTMEDDIRGIVYYGTSPSTPDTTGYNPTDSCDDMSSTDLVPYVSKTVASTAAWTEDEPVTIGAAPTNANYLWWYVNGSTLDMSWSNPTLLQVYDNVTAFNSSANVVLVPEADEWVYVVISTALGVAHPIHLHGHDFFVLAQGTGTFDSSSVALNLDNPVRRDVAMLAAQGYLVIAFQTDNPGAWLMHCHIGWHTDEGLAIQFVERQSEARELIDFQTLSETCAAWETWQASSGLKQEDDGI